Proteins encoded within one genomic window of Petrotoga sp. 9PWA.NaAc.5.4:
- a CDS encoding PD-(D/E)XK nuclease family protein, translated as MKKIYLFDLNEDHFEKVANLILPFYQENPLDFLFIGPTGFYVKQVAETVASKLNRTINRDAFRVINQYVTETLKVYEPNAVILDRDFLKVYIENEITDLIELEKKDEEFFEYLNVISNSSKGVEYLLDIFEKKWEISRVQDEKVLEPSQDYRVLENSIDIDSNLYKLYKKLENKLEDLLSTQFDMSIKYERNYDPVSVYKWFYEIFPKILKEEGKTQIGKRIVISGFFDISPAIYKTFQTMFNLFEEVHFISWTNIEDRAFTSITNIYSFLSNEGFIFEKKHSNLVKVFKGIPITILPMSNDILEIENVAKEIKKKLIYENFLPEDFGIVVPDTSSAKMLADYFEEINVPFRFKNDVPLSESQTVLILLQPLKTLVRGCEVEDILAMLESGYGGKIDLTMDQIENYLRKFGLLYDIQKTSLKKREEKWMNKIEEEINNRKIYLKNSDEAERIEKELYDLNVLKKGFKKVFEILNDVQIIDRNQQNFTVSSYISLIKKWINNNSINFNKIEDYKGITLVESELNALKTFETLIFNVKNSLEKLLKTNKKLNLNKFYKIISSLIQIETYRETERYANTVEIMSLEDSRFVKKKFKYFISFNEDNYPNIKVNPFIASMTNEGISMAKLSEEISRRNLFISMMFSENVILTYSRAKVNGESMISSPYEKEIRKYFKNVHYSESFLLKKDVIPKNPNDIYSKSEALIYYLLNGKREFLSDDYLLNSEKFLEEVNNHKWVLELKTHLGRLSHTKISNYVDCPFKYYLQNEAFLKGEKQFEIFFEGLIKHRVLKEIFDKYKEYRIVDQKLLDEESFKEEIKNIVYYLWDRYIDESFYSYKVIKEITAEEIVEDIYYTISTMHKDYIKIDKKKILNYSQVLETELEVKVKINLEKYKDIDLETRIDRIDLSNGNYMFLMDTFEEDLYEGTLVIIDYKSSKNVQSEQLLIYYLALLNIEEWKNKLKNKDTYLKFQITKRDKNRSKFIKIQKDKIIYNMHGKSAKYISFDLKEFTDWMQKILTNIENSDFTPISVKEREIRRFFEEMYEKYGNAKSDETYHDCQKCDFKSLCTLLEYKKDFKIERKNYYPF; from the coding sequence ATGAAAAAAATTTACTTATTTGACTTGAATGAAGATCATTTTGAGAAAGTTGCAAATTTGATCCTACCTTTTTATCAAGAAAATCCATTAGATTTTTTGTTTATTGGTCCAACTGGTTTCTATGTTAAGCAAGTAGCTGAAACAGTTGCATCAAAATTAAATAGGACAATAAATAGAGATGCATTTAGAGTTATAAATCAATATGTAACTGAAACGCTTAAAGTTTATGAACCTAATGCGGTTATTCTTGACAGGGACTTTTTAAAAGTTTATATAGAGAACGAGATTACTGATCTGATAGAACTTGAAAAGAAAGACGAAGAGTTTTTTGAATACCTGAATGTAATTTCAAATTCTAGTAAAGGCGTGGAATATCTTTTAGATATTTTCGAAAAAAAATGGGAAATATCAAGAGTGCAAGATGAAAAGGTTTTGGAACCCTCCCAAGATTATAGAGTATTAGAAAATTCAATAGATATTGACTCAAATTTATATAAATTGTATAAAAAATTAGAAAATAAACTTGAAGATTTACTTTCTACTCAATTCGATATGTCTATAAAATATGAAAGAAACTATGATCCTGTAAGTGTTTATAAATGGTTTTATGAAATTTTTCCCAAAATATTGAAAGAAGAAGGTAAGACACAGATAGGTAAAAGGATAGTTATTTCTGGCTTTTTTGATATCTCTCCCGCTATTTATAAAACGTTTCAGACTATGTTTAATCTTTTTGAAGAAGTACATTTCATCTCTTGGACTAACATAGAAGACCGGGCGTTCACTTCAATAACAAACATATACAGTTTTCTTTCAAATGAAGGATTTATCTTTGAAAAAAAACATAGTAATTTGGTAAAAGTATTTAAAGGTATCCCCATAACTATTTTACCAATGAGTAATGACATTTTAGAGATTGAAAATGTGGCTAAGGAAATAAAGAAAAAATTGATCTACGAAAATTTTTTGCCAGAAGATTTTGGTATAGTTGTGCCTGATACTTCTTCTGCAAAAATGCTTGCCGATTATTTTGAAGAGATCAACGTACCATTCAGATTCAAAAATGACGTTCCGCTTTCTGAAAGTCAAACTGTCTTGATATTGCTACAACCATTAAAGACATTGGTGAGAGGTTGTGAAGTGGAAGATATTTTGGCTATGTTAGAAAGTGGGTATGGTGGAAAAATAGATCTAACTATGGATCAAATAGAGAATTATTTAAGAAAGTTTGGTTTGTTATATGATATTCAAAAGACTTCTTTAAAAAAAAGAGAAGAAAAATGGATGAACAAAATCGAAGAAGAAATAAATAACAGAAAGATTTATCTAAAAAATAGTGATGAAGCGGAAAGGATAGAGAAAGAATTATACGATCTTAATGTACTAAAAAAGGGTTTTAAGAAAGTTTTTGAAATATTAAATGATGTTCAAATTATTGATAGAAATCAGCAAAACTTCACAGTATCAAGTTATATTTCTTTGATAAAGAAATGGATTAACAATAATTCCATAAATTTTAATAAAATTGAGGATTATAAGGGAATAACTTTGGTAGAAAGTGAATTAAATGCGCTTAAAACTTTTGAAACTCTTATATTTAATGTTAAAAATAGTTTGGAAAAGCTTTTAAAAACTAACAAAAAACTAAATTTAAACAAGTTTTATAAAATTATCTCGTCTTTGATACAAATAGAAACTTATAGAGAAACAGAAAGGTATGCCAATACTGTTGAAATAATGAGTTTAGAAGATTCAAGATTTGTTAAAAAGAAATTTAAATATTTTATAAGTTTTAATGAAGACAACTATCCTAATATAAAAGTTAATCCTTTTATTGCATCGATGACAAATGAAGGTATTTCGATGGCAAAATTATCAGAGGAAATAAGTAGAAGAAATTTGTTTATATCGATGATGTTTTCTGAAAATGTTATATTAACTTATTCAAGAGCCAAAGTTAATGGAGAAAGTATGATTTCTTCTCCTTATGAAAAGGAAATTAGAAAATACTTTAAGAATGTACATTATTCAGAATCATTTCTTTTAAAGAAAGATGTTATTCCCAAAAATCCAAACGATATTTATTCTAAGAGTGAGGCACTGATATATTATCTATTAAATGGCAAAAGAGAGTTTTTATCTGATGATTATTTACTCAATTCAGAAAAGTTTTTAGAAGAGGTTAACAATCATAAATGGGTACTGGAATTAAAAACACACCTTGGAAGGTTAAGCCATACCAAAATATCAAATTATGTAGATTGTCCATTTAAATATTATCTCCAAAATGAAGCATTTTTGAAAGGTGAAAAACAATTTGAAATATTCTTTGAAGGTTTAATAAAACATAGAGTTTTAAAAGAGATTTTTGATAAGTATAAAGAATATAGAATTGTCGATCAAAAGTTATTGGATGAAGAAAGCTTTAAGGAAGAAATTAAAAATATTGTATACTATTTGTGGGACAGGTATATAGATGAATCCTTTTACTCTTACAAGGTTATAAAAGAAATTACAGCAGAAGAAATAGTTGAGGATATATACTATACAATTTCAACTATGCACAAAGATTATATTAAAATAGATAAGAAAAAGATATTAAACTATAGTCAAGTCTTGGAAACAGAGTTAGAAGTTAAAGTAAAAATCAATTTAGAAAAATATAAAGATATTGATTTAGAAACGCGAATAGATAGAATAGATCTTTCTAATGGAAATTATATGTTTTTAATGGATACTTTTGAGGAAGATCTATATGAAGGAACGCTTGTTATAATAGATTATAAGAGTTCAAAAAATGTGCAAAGTGAGCAATTATTGATATATTATTTAGCTTTATTAAATATAGAAGAATGGAAAAATAAATTGAAAAATAAAGATACTTATCTTAAGTTTCAGATTACAAAAAGAGATAAAAATAGAAGTAAATTTATAAAAATACAAAAGGATAAAATTATCTATAATATGCACGGTAAATCTGCTAAATACATATCTTTTGACTTAAAAGAGTTTACCGATTGGATGCAAAAAATATTAACGAATATCGAAAATTCGGACTTTACACCAATCTCGGTAAAAGAAAGGGAAATAAGAAGATTTTTTGAAGAAATGTATGAGAAATATGGAAATGCGAAGAGTGATGAAACTTATCATGATTGTCAAAAATGTGATTTTAAGAGTCTTTGCACATTGTTGGAATACAAAAAAGATTTCAAAATTGAAAGAAAAAATTATTATCCATTTTAA
- a CDS encoding DEAD/DEAH box helicase: MEKFQHMGLSESTLEAISFKGYKEPTPIQEMVIPYLLEGKNNVIGQAQTGTGKTAAFGIPLIEKLEEKLDHVQALILTPTRELALQVCEEINSLKGNKRLKLFPIYGGVSINDQIRALRKNVDIVVGTPGRIIDHLNRETLDISKIKYLIIDEADEMLDMGFIDDVEFIISKTNKEKQVLMFSATMPSRIVQLAKKYMGKFEIISTVKENKENLTVREARQIYYRVQESDKIKLLSRLIDLDEDFYGLVFTKTKVQSEEIANKLIEKGYKAEALNGDVSQYQRERILNNFKNKRIKMLIATDVAARGIDIENLKYVVNYSLPQNPESYVHRIGRTARAGNEGIAITFVTPSEFTRFLFIKSAAKAEIEEAKIPDVKYVINAKVEKIKEEIKESLSGNIEPIYEILAEKILEETNEEPSVIISSILKHFYKDVLDVKEYDQIKPVETVSKNKKARLFVALGNSNDMAPKKLAEFIEKETGINKKNIQDIKVLDKFSFITVPYENSEVILETFKRKSKGKKPLVVQAKEKDRSDNKSRHFTRN; this comes from the coding sequence ATGGAAAAATTTCAACACATGGGCCTTTCTGAGAGTACATTAGAAGCTATTTCTTTTAAAGGTTACAAAGAACCAACACCGATTCAGGAAATGGTTATCCCTTACCTTTTGGAAGGTAAAAATAATGTAATCGGACAGGCTCAAACAGGCACAGGAAAAACTGCCGCATTTGGTATTCCATTGATAGAAAAGTTAGAAGAAAAGTTAGATCACGTACAAGCACTAATTTTAACCCCTACAAGGGAGCTGGCTTTACAAGTATGTGAGGAGATAAACTCTTTAAAAGGGAACAAAAGATTGAAGCTTTTTCCTATATACGGAGGAGTCTCTATAAACGATCAGATTAGAGCTTTACGAAAGAATGTCGACATCGTAGTAGGAACGCCAGGTAGAATCATAGATCATTTGAATCGTGAAACTTTGGATATTAGTAAAATCAAATATCTAATAATAGACGAAGCAGATGAGATGCTCGACATGGGTTTTATAGATGACGTTGAGTTTATAATTTCTAAAACAAACAAGGAAAAGCAAGTATTGATGTTTTCTGCAACAATGCCTTCAAGAATTGTGCAACTTGCTAAGAAGTATATGGGTAAATTTGAAATTATATCTACTGTTAAAGAAAACAAAGAAAATTTGACTGTGAGAGAAGCTCGACAAATTTATTATCGCGTTCAAGAATCTGATAAGATAAAACTTTTAAGTAGATTAATAGACCTTGATGAAGATTTCTATGGACTTGTTTTTACAAAGACAAAGGTTCAATCGGAAGAAATTGCAAATAAATTAATTGAAAAAGGTTACAAAGCAGAGGCTCTAAACGGAGATGTTTCTCAATATCAAAGAGAAAGAATTTTAAATAATTTTAAAAACAAAAGGATCAAAATGTTGATAGCAACTGATGTTGCTGCAAGAGGAATAGACATAGAAAATCTAAAGTATGTTGTAAATTACTCTCTTCCTCAAAATCCTGAAAGTTATGTCCATCGTATCGGTAGAACTGCCCGAGCAGGTAATGAAGGAATTGCCATTACATTTGTAACCCCAAGCGAATTTACAAGATTCTTATTCATTAAAAGCGCAGCTAAAGCTGAAATAGAAGAAGCGAAAATCCCTGATGTAAAATATGTTATAAATGCTAAGGTTGAAAAAATAAAAGAAGAAATTAAAGAATCTTTATCAGGGAATATAGAACCCATCTATGAAATTTTGGCAGAAAAAATTTTAGAAGAGACTAACGAAGAACCGTCTGTTATTATCTCTTCTATTTTAAAGCATTTTTACAAAGATGTTCTCGACGTCAAAGAATACGATCAAATAAAACCCGTAGAAACTGTTTCAAAAAATAAAAAAGCACGATTGTTTGTAGCTTTAGGTAATTCTAACGATATGGCACCTAAAAAATTAGCTGAATTTATTGAAAAGGAAACAGGAATAAACAAGAAAAATATTCAAGATATAAAAGTATTAGATAAGTTTTCTTTTATTACAGTACCTTACGAAAACTCAGAGGTCATTTTAGAAACATTCAAAAGAAAATCAAAAGGTAAAAAACCGCTTGTTGTACAAGCTAAAGAAAAAGATAGATCAGATAACAAAAGTAGACATTTTACCAGAAATTAG
- a CDS encoding NADP-dependent malic enzyme: MDSQELHRILKGKIRTISNVDNLDKYSLSLLYTPGVADVAQLCSKDPESTYSYTRRWNSIAIVSDGSAVLGLGNIGPYGALPVMEGKALLFNLFAGLDAIPICLDTQNTDEIINIVKSLEPSFGGINLEDIAAPRCFKILEELNKIMDIPVFHDDQQGTAVVVTAGFLNALKVLGKESKDVKVVVNGIGAAGYNITKFLIDFGVRDLILVDKNGILNENLPGSCLHEYHRELAKITNLENLSGDLSDALVNADVFIGVSKGDILTEEIIRKMKKNPIIFALANPIPEINPIIAKSFGASIVATGRSDYPNQINNLIAFPGIMKGALEKRSKITKNMLHSAIIAIANSCIPTPERILPEAYDKKLHFNVYEAVKNAQ; the protein is encoded by the coding sequence ATGGATTCTCAGGAATTACATCGAATACTTAAAGGTAAAATAAGAACTATTTCAAACGTTGATAATCTCGATAAATATTCATTATCGCTACTTTATACTCCCGGTGTTGCAGACGTTGCTCAATTGTGTTCCAAAGATCCAGAAAGTACCTATTCTTATACTCGGCGATGGAATTCTATAGCTATAGTTTCTGATGGAAGCGCAGTTTTGGGGCTTGGAAACATAGGTCCATATGGCGCACTTCCTGTAATGGAGGGGAAAGCATTACTTTTCAATCTTTTTGCGGGTTTAGATGCAATTCCAATTTGTTTAGATACTCAAAACACTGATGAAATTATTAATATAGTTAAAAGTTTAGAGCCATCATTTGGTGGGATAAACTTGGAGGATATCGCTGCTCCCAGATGCTTTAAAATATTAGAAGAACTGAACAAAATAATGGATATTCCAGTTTTTCATGATGATCAACAAGGGACTGCTGTTGTTGTAACAGCTGGTTTTTTGAATGCTTTGAAAGTTTTAGGGAAAGAATCAAAAGATGTAAAGGTAGTTGTAAACGGAATAGGAGCAGCTGGTTACAACATAACAAAGTTTTTAATAGATTTTGGAGTGAGAGATTTAATATTAGTTGATAAAAACGGCATATTAAACGAGAATCTTCCTGGAAGCTGTTTACATGAATATCACAGAGAATTAGCAAAAATCACTAATCTTGAAAATCTATCTGGAGATCTTTCTGATGCACTTGTAAATGCAGATGTATTTATTGGAGTTTCAAAAGGAGATATATTAACTGAAGAAATAATTAGAAAAATGAAAAAGAATCCTATTATTTTCGCACTCGCCAATCCTATACCTGAAATTAACCCAATAATAGCAAAAAGCTTCGGGGCATCTATAGTTGCAACAGGAAGGTCGGATTATCCTAACCAAATTAACAACTTAATAGCCTTTCCTGGAATAATGAAAGGTGCTTTAGAAAAAAGATCTAAAATCACCAAAAATATGCTTCATTCGGCTATCATTGCGATAGCAAATTCCTGCATTCCAACTCCAGAAAGGATTCTACCCGAAGCTTATGATAAAAAGTTACATTTTAACGTATACGAAGCTGTTAAAAACGCACAATAA
- a CDS encoding FumA C-terminus/TtdB family hydratase beta subunit, which yields MKIDEILEFKVGQFVSYSGEMIVMRDAAQKRLKEINQNMQKLPFSLENKIVFYAGPANPPENAKIGAIGPTTSERMDSFLEMLYNFGVVATVGKGKRSDLAIELCKKYSRVYFLAPSGAAAYLAKTVLNIELIAFSNLGPEAVYRIKVKEFPLIIAIDKNGDQIF from the coding sequence TTGAAGATCGATGAAATTTTAGAATTTAAAGTAGGTCAATTTGTTAGTTATTCTGGTGAAATGATTGTTATGAGAGATGCTGCACAAAAGCGCTTAAAGGAGATTAACCAGAATATGCAGAAATTACCGTTTAGTTTAGAGAATAAAATAGTATTTTATGCAGGACCTGCTAATCCACCAGAGAATGCTAAGATTGGAGCTATTGGTCCAACAACGAGTGAAAGGATGGATTCTTTCCTTGAAATGTTATATAATTTTGGTGTTGTAGCAACCGTAGGGAAAGGTAAAAGATCTGATTTGGCTATAGAACTTTGTAAAAAATATAGTAGAGTGTATTTTTTAGCCCCAAGTGGAGCTGCTGCATATTTAGCTAAAACAGTTTTAAATATAGAATTAATTGCTTTTTCAAATTTAGGGCCTGAGGCGGTTTATAGAATAAAAGTGAAAGAATTTCCACTAATAATTGCAATAGATAAAAATGGTGATCAAATATTCTAA
- a CDS encoding fumarate hydratase, translated as MVTKNKIIEKISTLLEETNYFINTEIKPFIDDYSGPFSQALKKNYVYARNDKLPLCQDTGMIEFFVFLGNKVELEESLETTLNEAVKRVYVSNPFRFSIVEDPLFERINTKNNTPCIVHLFSTSGNTLEIRALVKGGGSENLSRLFMLKPSSSVQDLKDIVITHIKENGMKACPPLHVGIGLGGSSDKALVLSKLALTKSFYEKNLNEKYSKLEEELKEEINRLKIGFQGLKEGISAYSVHIEAFPTHIATLPVGISVDCYLCRKGVVKFEDR; from the coding sequence ATGGTGACCAAAAACAAAATTATCGAAAAAATATCCACGTTGTTAGAGGAAACTAATTATTTTATTAACACAGAAATAAAACCTTTTATAGATGATTATTCTGGCCCCTTTTCGCAGGCACTCAAAAAGAATTATGTTTATGCACGGAATGATAAACTACCTTTATGTCAAGACACTGGTATGATAGAATTTTTTGTATTTTTGGGAAATAAAGTGGAACTCGAAGAGTCGTTAGAAACAACGTTGAATGAAGCAGTAAAAAGAGTGTATGTGAGTAATCCTTTTAGATTTTCTATTGTAGAAGATCCACTTTTTGAAAGAATAAATACAAAGAACAATACGCCTTGTATAGTACATTTATTTTCAACAAGTGGAAACACTTTAGAAATAAGAGCTTTGGTAAAAGGTGGGGGTAGTGAAAACCTTTCTCGATTATTTATGTTAAAGCCTTCATCTTCTGTTCAAGATTTAAAAGATATAGTCATAACTCATATTAAAGAAAACGGCATGAAAGCTTGTCCACCTTTACATGTAGGAATAGGACTAGGCGGTAGTTCAGATAAAGCCTTAGTTTTATCAAAGTTAGCTTTGACAAAAAGTTTTTATGAAAAAAATCTTAACGAAAAATATTCTAAGTTAGAAGAAGAGTTAAAGGAAGAAATAAATAGATTAAAAATAGGATTTCAAGGATTAAAGGAAGGAATTTCTGCTTATTCTGTGCATATAGAAGCATTTCCTACTCATATAGCAACCCTTCCCGTTGGTATTTCTGTTGATTGTTACTTATGTAGGAAAGGTGTTGTTAAATTTGAAGATCGATGA
- a CDS encoding LacI family DNA-binding transcriptional regulator gives MKMTIKEVAKYANVSVGTVSRVINGEKNVSKENFQKVLRAIEKLGYVRNTLPEVLFLREKILFLL, from the coding sequence ATGAAAATGACGATAAAAGAAGTTGCTAAATACGCAAATGTGTCTGTTGGAACTGTTTCAAGAGTCATAAATGGAGAAAAAAATGTTTCTAAAGAAAATTTTCAAAAAGTACTGCGAGCAATTGAAAAATTAGGGTATGTCCGTAATACATTGCCAGAGGTCTTGTTTCTGAGAGAAAAAATTCTATTTCTACTGTAG
- a CDS encoding LacI family DNA-binding transcriptional regulator gives MPPQKIKNSKMTINDIAKIANVSKATVSYVLNDKPGVSDEIRTKIKNIIEEYNYVPNSAARGLAGEKTHFIGLVIPDISDMFYANIIRGVEKTSNKLGFFLNLLTTHAQAEREQQVIKLFNKSMVDGLIVMAYYLKDQYIDILTESGIPFVFIDYPPKNEEIYSVLVDNESGAFEATEYLISLGHKNIAFLEGSKVAWDSKARFEGYVKALKKHVFEFNPNLVENGNFTKEEGYLATKRLLSKKEKFTAIFAANDQMAIGAIRALKEEGLKVPDDVSIVGFDNIEASSIIEPPLTTISQPIYEMGKKAVEILVRLINKEEVKEKKIMLKTRLIERHSCKKI, from the coding sequence ATGCCCCCGCAAAAAATCAAAAACTCGAAAATGACTATAAACGATATTGCCAAAATTGCAAATGTCTCTAAAGCTACTGTTTCATATGTGCTAAATGACAAGCCTGGTGTAAGTGATGAAATACGAACAAAGATAAAAAATATTATTGAGGAATATAACTATGTCCCAAATTCTGCAGCAAGAGGATTAGCAGGAGAAAAAACGCACTTCATTGGATTGGTTATACCAGACATTTCAGACATGTTCTATGCGAATATAATTAGAGGTGTTGAAAAAACTTCAAATAAGTTAGGATTCTTTCTAAATCTATTAACAACTCATGCACAAGCTGAAAGAGAGCAACAAGTTATTAAACTATTCAACAAGAGTATGGTTGACGGTTTAATAGTAATGGCATATTACTTAAAAGATCAATACATCGATATATTAACTGAAAGTGGAATTCCTTTTGTTTTTATAGATTATCCTCCAAAAAATGAAGAAATTTATTCTGTATTAGTTGATAATGAGTCCGGGGCTTTTGAAGCTACTGAGTATCTCATTTCTTTAGGACATAAAAATATAGCTTTCTTAGAAGGTTCAAAAGTAGCATGGGATTCAAAAGCAAGATTTGAAGGATATGTTAAGGCGTTAAAGAAGCATGTTTTTGAATTCAATCCAAATTTAGTTGAAAATGGTAACTTTACCAAAGAAGAAGGATATTTAGCAACAAAGAGGTTGCTTTCTAAAAAAGAGAAGTTTACAGCAATATTTGCTGCTAATGATCAAATGGCTATTGGAGCTATAAGAGCTTTAAAAGAAGAAGGTTTAAAAGTTCCAGATGATGTTTCAATAGTAGGATTTGATAATATAGAAGCGAGCTCAATAATTGAACCACCTTTAACAACAATAAGTCAACCCATTTATGAAATGGGGAAAAAGGCGGTAGAAATCTTAGTAAGACTGATAAACAAAGAAGAAGTGAAAGAAAAAAAGATAATGCTCAAAACACGATTAATCGAAAGACATTCGTGCAAAAAAATTTAA
- a CDS encoding GH36-type glycosyl hydrolase domain-containing protein, with protein sequence MFETKYGYFSQDGKEYIIKTPETPRPWINVISNGDYGIVVSQSGSGYSWRTHASLNRITRWEQDLIKDEWGKYIYIKDNENDEFWSPSWKPICKKPQEFKVRHGQGYSIFETKNFDIKTELTMFVAKDEPIEIWKLKIKNLSNRKRKLSLFTYLEWCLGAAPDWHREFHKTFIETSLNEKLNCILAEKRMWEIPNEKGQNWNKEWEYVAFHSVNEKISGAEGSKEKFLGMYNNITNPKAVITGNMSGVFGKWEDSIASLKNDISLEPMEEKTLVYLLGALKKGCEDKHLEKIIEKYKDLKNVDEELNRVNQMWEEMLSTFQVESPDKGFDFLINKWLKYQAISGRLWGRTAYYQTGGAFGFRDQLQDSQIFLYIDPEKTKNQIKLHARHQFNDGSVLHWWHPISEIGHKNNISDNRLWLAFVTSRYLKETNDYEFLNEKIPYLDGGEGILYEHCVKAINYNLNKLSERGLPLIGDGDWNDGMNAVGTQGKGESIWLGHFLYGILIDFSKVCEKMKDEVNKNKFLTEAKRLKENINKYGWDGEWYIRAFKDNSEPIGSKICEDGKIFLNAQTWAIINETATEERKKLAYQSAKKYLFKDYGPLLFQPAYRTPDSEIGYLSRYAPGIRENGGLYTHAGTWAILAASKMKDPDAYKIYKSFMPIYRGLEPDKYLVEPYVTPGNVDGPDSPYFGRGGWTWYSGSAAWYFIVGIEGILGLKADWNGLIIDPLFPEEWQEVKVKRYFRGKVLNISYKKSDEKKILVNGKKLEGNVLNPEDFKENILNVEVYC encoded by the coding sequence ATGTTTGAGACAAAGTATGGATATTTTTCACAAGACGGAAAAGAATACATAATAAAAACTCCTGAAACTCCGAGACCATGGATAAATGTTATTTCCAACGGAGACTATGGAATAGTGGTATCTCAGAGTGGCTCTGGTTATAGCTGGAGAACCCATGCAAGCCTAAACAGAATAACCAGATGGGAACAGGATTTAATTAAAGACGAATGGGGAAAATATATTTACATAAAAGATAATGAAAATGATGAATTTTGGTCGCCTTCCTGGAAACCAATATGTAAAAAACCTCAAGAATTTAAAGTTAGGCATGGACAAGGGTATTCAATATTTGAAACTAAAAATTTTGATATTAAAACTGAATTAACAATGTTTGTAGCAAAAGATGAACCTATAGAAATTTGGAAATTAAAAATAAAAAACCTTTCGAATAGAAAAAGAAAACTTTCATTATTCACATATTTAGAATGGTGTTTAGGAGCCGCACCCGATTGGCATAGAGAATTTCATAAGACTTTTATAGAAACTTCTTTAAATGAAAAGTTAAATTGTATTTTAGCGGAAAAAAGAATGTGGGAAATTCCAAATGAAAAAGGTCAAAACTGGAATAAAGAATGGGAGTACGTTGCTTTTCATTCTGTCAATGAAAAAATTAGCGGTGCAGAAGGATCTAAAGAAAAATTTTTAGGCATGTACAATAATATAACAAATCCAAAAGCTGTAATAACGGGTAATATGTCTGGAGTCTTTGGAAAATGGGAAGATTCTATTGCTAGCTTAAAAAACGATATTTCTTTAGAACCAATGGAAGAAAAAACTTTGGTATATTTATTAGGAGCTTTGAAAAAAGGATGTGAAGATAAACATCTTGAAAAAATCATTGAAAAATATAAAGATTTGAAGAATGTTGACGAAGAATTAAATAGAGTTAATCAAATGTGGGAAGAAATGCTTTCTACTTTTCAAGTTGAATCTCCCGATAAAGGTTTTGATTTTTTAATAAACAAATGGCTTAAATACCAAGCAATATCAGGAAGATTGTGGGGGAGAACCGCTTATTATCAAACTGGTGGAGCGTTTGGGTTCAGAGACCAACTACAAGACAGCCAAATATTTTTATACATTGATCCTGAAAAAACAAAAAATCAAATAAAACTCCACGCACGACATCAATTTAATGATGGAAGCGTGTTACACTGGTGGCATCCAATATCTGAAATAGGGCACAAAAATAATATATCAGATAACAGACTTTGGCTAGCCTTTGTAACCTCAAGGTATTTGAAAGAAACTAACGACTATGAATTTTTGAATGAAAAGATACCCTATTTAGATGGAGGAGAAGGTATCTTATACGAACATTGTGTCAAAGCTATTAACTATAATCTAAACAAATTAAGCGAAAGAGGATTGCCCCTAATTGGTGATGGAGATTGGAACGATGGTATGAACGCAGTTGGTACACAGGGGAAAGGAGAGAGTATTTGGCTTGGACACTTTTTATATGGTATTTTAATTGATTTTTCAAAAGTGTGTGAAAAAATGAAAGATGAGGTAAATAAGAATAAATTTTTGACTGAAGCAAAACGTTTAAAAGAAAATATAAATAAATATGGATGGGATGGAGAATGGTATATAAGAGCTTTTAAAGACAATAGTGAGCCTATTGGAAGTAAAATTTGTGAAGATGGCAAAATATTCTTAAATGCTCAAACTTGGGCTATTATAAACGAAACAGCTACAGAAGAAAGAAAAAAGCTTGCTTATCAATCTGCTAAAAAATATCTTTTTAAAGATTATGGCCCACTTCTTTTCCAACCAGCTTACAGAACCCCTGATTCCGAAATAGGTTATTTAAGTCGATATGCACCAGGAATAAGGGAGAATGGCGGATTATACACGCATGCAGGTACATGGGCTATCTTAGCTGCCTCAAAGATGAAAGACCCTGATGCTTACAAAATCTATAAAAGTTTTATGCCGATTTACAGAGGATTAGAACCTGATAAGTATCTTGTTGAACCTTATGTAACCCCAGGAAACGTAGATGGGCCTGATTCTCCCTACTTTGGAAGAGGTGGTTGGACTTGGTATTCAGGATCTGCTGCATGGTATTTTATTGTAGGAATTGAAGGTATCTTAGGATTAAAAGCAGATTGGAACGGTTTAATAATAGATCCACTTTTTCCAGAAGAATGGCAAGAAGTTAAAGTAAAAAGGTATTTTAGAGGAAAAGTTTTAAATATTAGTTACAAAAAAAGCGACGAAAAAAAGATACTTGTAAATGGAAAAAAGTTAGAAGGTAACGTTTTAAATCCAGAGGATTTTAAAGAAAATATTTTAAACGTAGAAGTTTATTGTTAG